A genomic stretch from Mesoplodon densirostris isolate mMesDen1 chromosome 3, mMesDen1 primary haplotype, whole genome shotgun sequence includes:
- the LOC132485897 gene encoding nuclear envelope pore membrane protein POM 121-like: protein MGGYLSRTCRRRQSPALRGGDQAERAELLGPAHPARHFPLPFRSHSAVPTLDLARRLSYERPGASPRRRWHRRLFIRAHRWQYPIQQAWCLFLGIFSSVPRRGHQKSLLSACSSKMSCTSVILKMAPAKGKRMLLLALKQTILCTWSSLSVHLPNFCGKEILVRDLEESGQLKAKEEKDLTALGERRKRLMKQKKGHSAPESQDEQRRGSNPGGNAQSVFRGLMASEVLSSSVPKPGPLKRDFCSKSSEDILLRKSQPYVLSSCRKRNAITGSYSSTRGFPQLQRSGPGAAGLLGPASSHPRVLSKKASEQGCQSSPSASVETQRKKIKRERVADGPLEQKHNLNCSQPSDSSRPRKRKITLLLPSRRNGPLILPPPPQLAYPVTAEDLELEKRAAMQWINKVLEG, encoded by the coding sequence ATGGGCGGTTACCTGAGCCGGACTTGCCGTCGCCGGCAGTCCCCTGCTCTGCGAGGCGGGGACCAGGCGGAGAGAGCCGAGCTCCTCGGGCCTGCGCATCCCGCCCgccattttcccctccctttccGCTCTCACTCGGCGGTCCCAACCCTGGACCTGGCTCGCAGGCTGTCATACGAGCGTCCTGGGGCTTCACCCCGTCGTCGTTGGCACCGTCGGCTGTTTATCAGAGCCCATCGGTGGCAATATCCAATCCAGCAAGCCTGGTGTTTATTTCTGGGGATCTTTTCCTCGGTGCCCCGGAGGGGCCATCAGAAGTCACTGCTGTCTGCTTGCAGCTCCAAGATGTCCTGTACCTCAGTGATCCTGAAGATGGCACCTGCTAAGGGCAAACGGATGCTCCTTTTGGCTCTGAAGCAGACAATCCTCTGTACGTGGTCTTCCCTGTCTGTTCACCTCCCAAACTTTTGTGGAAAGGAGATCCTGGTGAGAGACCTCGAAGAAAGCGGTCAACTGAAAGCCAAGGAAGAGAAGGACCTGACAGCCCTGGGTGAGCGCAGGAAAAGGCTAATGAAGCAAAAGAAAGGACACTCAGCTCCCGAGAGTCAGGACGAGCAGAGAAGGGGCTCAAACCCCGGTGGGAATGCGCAGTCTGTGTTCAGAGGGCTGATGGCCAGTGAGGTCCTCTCTTCTTCTGTGCCCAAGCCTGGGCCTCTGAAGAGAGACTTCTGCTCCAAGAGCTCTGAAGATATCCTGCTTAGGAAATCCCAGCCCTACGTTTTGAGCTCATGCAGAAAACGAAATGCCATTACCGGTTCCTACAGCTCCACTAGAGGTTTCCCACAGCTGCAGAGGAGTGGTCCAGGCGCAGCGGGGCTCCTGGGCCCAGCCTCATCGCATCCTCGTGTGCTCTCAAAGAAAGCCAGTGAGCAAGGCTGTCAGTCTAGCCCTTCAGCCTCAGTGGAAACACAGAGGAAGAAGATCAAGCGTGAAAGGGTTGCGGATGGCCCCTTAGAGCAGAAACACAACTTAAATTGCTCACAGCCATCTGATAGTTCCAGACCCCGGAAACGTAAGATTACTCTGCTGCTGCCCTCGAGACGAAATGGCCCACTGATTTTGCCCCCACCACCCCAGCTAGCTTATCCAGTCACTGCTGAAGACCTTGAATTGGAGAAGAGAGCTGCGATGCAGTGGATCAACAAGGTCTTGGAAGGGTAA